Proteins found in one Zea mays cultivar B73 chromosome 1, Zm-B73-REFERENCE-NAM-5.0, whole genome shotgun sequence genomic segment:
- the LOC100279477 gene encoding uncharacterized protein LOC100279477 has protein sequence MQSDAPASDQAKTSAVPNDAAKWHSEAVVIGETRRALCVLYFVLHTGWA, from the coding sequence ATGCAGTCAGATGCCCCTGCCTCTGACCAGGCAAAAACTTCAGCGGTCCCCAACGATGCAGCAAAATGGCATTCAGAGGCAGTAGTGATCGGCGAAACCAGACGGGCCCTCTGCGTGCTGTATTTTGTGTTGCACACAGGATGGGCATAG